A window from Triticum aestivum cultivar Chinese Spring chromosome 6D, IWGSC CS RefSeq v2.1, whole genome shotgun sequence encodes these proteins:
- the LOC123143799 gene encoding peroxidase P7 — translation MAVSPSAARPRPILLLAASVVAVAVLARGARAQLSAGFYSASCPTVQGAVRQVMSQAVINDTRTGAAILRLFFHDCFVNGCDASLLLDDTATTPGEKSSGPNAGGSTFGFDVIDNIKTQVEAACPGTVSCADILALAARDSVNLLGGPSWAVPLGRRDATAPDPDGARTLPGPDLDLAALVSAFAAKGLTSRDLAALSGAHTVGMARCVQFRTHVYCDANVSPAFASQQRQLCTASGGDAGLAPLDPLTPNEFDNGYYRNLMSGAGLLRSDQELFNNGAVDSLVRLYSANPAAFSADFAASMINLGNVSPLTGSSGEIRLDCRKVNS, via the exons ATGGCCGTCTCCCCTTCTGCGGCGAGGCCGAGACCAATCCTCCTCCTGGCGGCGTCGGTGGTCGCGGTGGCGGTGCTGGCGCGCGGCGCCCGCGCTCAGCTCTCCGCGGGGTTCTACTCGGCGAGCTGCCCAACCGTGCAGGGCGCCGTGCGCCAGGTCATGTCGCAGGCCGTCATCAACGACACCCGCACCGGCGCCGCcatcctccgcctcttcttccacgactgcttcgtcaaC GGCTGCGACGCCTCGCTGCTGCTCGACGACACGGCCACCACGCCCGGCGAGAAGAGCTCCGGCCCCAACGCCGGCGGCTCCACCTTCGGCTTCGACGTCATCGACAACATTAAGACGCAGGTCGAGGCCGCCTGCCCCGGcaccgtctcctgcgccgacatcctCGCCCTCGCCGCGCGCGACAGCGTCAACCTG CTGGGCGGGCCGAGCTGGGCGGTGCCCCTGGGGCGGCGCGACGCGACGGCCCCCGACCCGGACGGGGCGAGGACGCTGCCGGGCCCGGACCTGGACCTGGCCGCGCTGGTCTCCGCCTTCGCCGCCAAGGGGCTCACGTCGCGCGACCTGGCCGCGCTCTCGGGCGCGCACACGGTCGGCATGGCGCGCTGCGTGCAGTTCCGCACGCACGTCTACTGCGACGCCAACGTGAGCCCGGCCTTCGCGTCGCAGCAGCGGCAGCTCTGCACGGCCTCCGGCGGCGACGCCGGCCTCGCGCCGCTCGACCCGCTCACCCCCAACGAGTTCGACAACGGCTACTACCGCAACCTCATGTCCGGCGCCGGGCTGCTGCGCTCCGACCAGGAGCTCTTCAACAACGGGGCCGTGGACTCCCTGGTGCGCCTCTACAGCGCCAACCCCGCCGCCTTCTCGGCCGACTTCGCCGCTTCCATGATCAACCTCGGGAACGTCAGCCCGCTCACCGGCTCCAGCGGGGAGATCAGGCTCGATTGCAGGAAAGTCAATTCTTGA